The DNA sequence ACACCCGCGGCGCGGCTCGCCACCATCCGGGGAACCAGCGCCACCCCCATGCCCGCCTCGACCATGGCGAGGATCGCCGTCCAGCCGGACGCCGAGTGGGCCTGTTCCGGGACGAAGCCCGCGGCTTCGCACGCGTTGCGGGTGATCTCCGACCAGGGCCCGGAGCCGCCGTAGATCCACGGATCCCCGGACAGGTCCGCGAGCCGCAGCTCCGCGGCGCCGGCCAGCGGATGGTCCGGGGGCAGGGCCACGTCGAGAGGGTCCTCCAGCAGGGTCCCGCGGGTGAACCGGGGGTCCCGGGCGGTCGGGGCGTGCGCCGCCAGCGAGAGCGCGAGGTCGACGACCCCGGCGGACAGCAGCTCGTAGGACTCGGCCGCCTCGGTCTCCCGTACGCGGACCTCCACGCCGGGGTGCGAGCGCCTCAGGGCGGCGACCGCCGGGACCACGAGGACCGGTACGGCGGTGGAGAAGGCCCCGATCCGGACCTCCCCCGCTTCCCCCGCGAGGTATCCGGTGAGCTCCGCGTCGGCGCGCTCCAGCTGCGCGAACACGGCCTCCGCGTGCCGCAGTACGAGGTGGGCGGCGTCGGTGAGCCGGACCCGGCGGCCCTGCGCCTCCAGCAGCGGGACCCCGAGCGTCCTGGCCAGGTTGGTCAGCTGCTGCGAAACGGCCGAGGGCGTCATGTGCAGCGCCTCGGCCGTCGCGGTCACGGTCCCCTGTTCGGCGAGGGTCCGCAGGATCCGCAGCTTCTTGATGTCCCACTCGATCATGGGACCGAACTTACCGCCGGGCACCCAGACCCACTCCGCCCAGGATCAGCGCCATGCAGAGGAGTTGGGTGGGGCCGGTGGTCTCGCCGAGGAGCAGCAGGCCGAGGCCCGCGACGCAGACCGGCTGGAGGTAGTAGACGACTCCGGCGCGGGCCGCGCCGATCATCGCGACGGCCTTGTTCCAGGCGAAGAAGGCGACGGCGGAGGAGAAGACGCCGACGTACAGGAGCATTCCGGCGGTGGAGGGGGTGACCTGGAAGCCGCCCTGGACGCCGAGGGACACGGCGTAGGCGGGGGCGAGCATCAGGGCGCCGAGGACGAAGGTGGTGAGCAGGAAGGCGAGTCCGCCCAGTTCGGCGGGCTTGCGCTTGAGGAGGGCGCTGTACGTGGCGAAGGACAGGGCGGCGCCGAACATCCACAGGTCGCCGGCGGCGAAGTCGAAGCGGATCGATCCCTTGCCGACCAGGAGGAGCACGCCGAGGGCGGCGAGGGCCAGGCCGAAGGTGCGCCGGGCGCCGAGCTTTTCGCCGCCGAGGCGGGCGTACAGGGCCATGATGACCGGCGAGGCGGCCATGATCATGCCCATGTTGGAGGCGGAGGTGGTCAGTCCGGCCTGGTGCACGAGGGTGTTGTAGAGGGTGACGCCGAAGAGGGTGGCCAGGGCGATGTAGCCGAAGTGCTTGCGGATCAGGGCCCGCTGCTGCCAGGCCTGCCGGGCGGCGAAGGGGGCGACGGCCACGGTGGCGATCACCCAGCGCCAGAAGACGGCCTGGACGGGCGGGATGCTGTCCGCCATCCCGCGGGTGGCGACGAAGCTGCCGGACCAGACGACCGTGGCGAGCAGGGCGAGGAGGATGCCGAGACCGGCGGTCCCCTTCTTCGCCTTGCCGGGCAGTGCTGCCTGCGGGACGGTGCGGACTCGGTCCATGACGGCCACGGTGTGTCTCCCCCTCGGGGTTCGGAGTGTCGGTTCGTTGATCTACCGTCGCACCGGGCCACCCGTCAGGTCCATCGAAACATTTCGATGGATTCCTTCAGGAGAACTGAAAGGTTCGGTCTTCGGTCGCGGTGCGCCCGCCGCGAG is a window from the Streptomyces sp. NBC_01244 genome containing:
- a CDS encoding DMT family transporter gives rise to the protein MDRVRTVPQAALPGKAKKGTAGLGILLALLATVVWSGSFVATRGMADSIPPVQAVFWRWVIATVAVAPFAARQAWQQRALIRKHFGYIALATLFGVTLYNTLVHQAGLTTSASNMGMIMAASPVIMALYARLGGEKLGARRTFGLALAALGVLLLVGKGSIRFDFAAGDLWMFGAALSFATYSALLKRKPAELGGLAFLLTTFVLGALMLAPAYAVSLGVQGGFQVTPSTAGMLLYVGVFSSAVAFFAWNKAVAMIGAARAGVVYYLQPVCVAGLGLLLLGETTGPTQLLCMALILGGVGLGARR
- a CDS encoding LysR family transcriptional regulator; translated protein: MIEWDIKKLRILRTLAEQGTVTATAEALHMTPSAVSQQLTNLARTLGVPLLEAQGRRVRLTDAAHLVLRHAEAVFAQLERADAELTGYLAGEAGEVRIGAFSTAVPVLVVPAVAALRRSHPGVEVRVRETEAAESYELLSAGVVDLALSLAAHAPTARDPRFTRGTLLEDPLDVALPPDHPLAGAAELRLADLSGDPWIYGGSGPWSEITRNACEAAGFVPEQAHSASGWTAILAMVEAGMGVALVPRMVASRAAGVAVRDLPHDRPARHVIAALRRGSESAPAVAHALAALRAVAAARV